The stretch of DNA CGACATCTACCCGATCTGGATGTCGGAACAATTCCATTTGCGATTTTCACATGCCGAGTGTGGCTACCTGCAGATTCTGGTGGAAACGGGACTGCCCGGCTTGATGCTGCTTCTGGCGGGAATTGGACTGTGTGTGGCATGGTGCGTGCGCGGCTGGTCTGCGGGCACCACTCATCAGCGCCGGCGAATTCTTGCCCTGGCGGCAGGACTTACAGCCAGTGTTTTGCACTCGCTGGTTGATTTTGTCTGGTATATTCCTGGCTGCATGGTTCTGACTCTGGCGATTCTGGCGTGTGTTAGTCGCTGTAGTCACCTGGCGAGATCCGCGAAGCGACCTGGTATGCTTTCGCAAACACGCTTTGCCACCTTGCTGGCTGGAACCTTAATTGTGTGTGTACTTCCGGTCGGACATTTGTTTGCGGACACGATTCACAGAGATCTTAGTGCGACGCAGCACTGGAAATCATTTCACAACAGCATGAGAGAAATAGCCAAAGATTTCCGCCATGACAGAACGCTGACGCTGGATGATCGTCTGGAATTCCTGATTGGCACACTCGAACAATGCATACTGAAAAATCCATTTCATCACGAAGCACATGCGGCCCTCGCTCCTTTGTATCTGCAGCGGTTTGAAAAACGGAGCAAAGCCGGTGCAAATCAGATGACCCTGCAGGACGTTCGGGACACGGTACAGCAGGCCGAATTCCAATCGCACAGCGAGATACACGAATGGCTGGTTCGGGCTTTCGGCGACGATGTCAGGGATCTGCACAGAGCCACACAGGCAGCTCGCCTGGCACTTCAAAAACGTCCGTTGCGCGGCGAGTGCTACATTGTCCTGTCGGAAACCGCGTTTCTTGCCGGAGCTTCGCGGGAGGAACCGGAGGCCGTTGTTGATCAGGCGGTCCGGGTGAGGCCTCATGAACCCCGAGTACTGTATGCGGCCGGGCTGCTGGAAAATGATTCGAATAATGAAAAATCTGCGTGGAAATTTTGGCGACACGCAGCTGCTCTTGATTCCGGAATCGCACGGCGGATTGTGAGTCGTTTCGTTGACCGAATGCCGCTTGACCGGCTAATCAAACGATTATCACCGGACAGAATGACTTACCGGATTGTCTACGACGTATTCCGTCGCAACAAGCGCTCAGAGCAGCAGAAGATAATTGCCACTGCCTTTGCAAATGATCATCTGAAATTACTCAGGCAGGACGAAGAGGGCACGGCAGCTGATTTCAGATTCTATGCGACAATGCTGGATGATGCTGAATATTATCGGGATGCTCTCTGGTGCCTCAGACAGGCTGTAAGAAAGCAGCCGGAATACCTGCCGACAAGACGCCTGCTGGTCCGGGCCCTTATCACCCAGGGACTACTCGAAGATGCACAACGTGAACTAAACTGGCTGCGTGTGCGCCGGCCCAAAGATCAGCAAATTACAAAATTGGTCAATGATGTTGAATCCCGACTGACGACGCGGCGCTCATCACCGGGTCGGACCAGTCACGTACGAATTCCCACACCCTTAAGTTTCGAGACAGTGCCAGGCACGGCGGTGTCTCACACGGGTTTCGCGTCGCCTGAATCTTTACGCCCTGCCACACCTGCGATTACGTCACAATTTATAGTTCCCCGGTCACCAGGTGACTCCATCAACCGTCAAAACTGACCGTCCGTTCAAGGCTTCAGTTCCTGAAAACCGACCGAATTCAACCGGATCGCCAACAGTCAAAACCGAAAACATATTTCAGCCTGGAGTCTGCCTGATATGAGATCCGGCAGGGGCCAGGAATTGAAAAGGATGAATCATGCTCACGGATCGCGCAGAAGGATTGATGCGATTTTGCCGTGTCATCAAATATGCTGTGGTTGCGGTCAGTTGCCTGGCAACGGCCTGTCTGACAGCAACGAATGTTGATTTCATGACAGCGATCCACGCAGCTTTGCTGCCGACGTTGATGATGTTTTTTGCACAACTCGGGTGTGGTCCATCGTGGTTCACATGGAGTCGTATGCATTTTCAGCGGCCCTTCTCGGCTTCTGTTGGAATGACAGCACTGGATACTGTTCCCGTCGGGCTGGTCCTCCTTGCTGTATGGTCTCTGATGCCGACACAATCCGGTCGTATCGTTCCTTTCTGGCCCTGCTTTCTGAGCGCCGTTACGACCCTGCTGTTACTCAACCGGTTTCTGCCCGTAGTTCTGTCAATGCTGATGTTTCGCAGAATCCGGCGTCCGCGGATTCTGGTCCTGGGGCCGGTCGGTGCCAGACAGGTCGTTCGTCGTCAGTTGGATCCGGCTCAGTTCGTTGGGCTCGAAATCATTGAAAGGGAAGCTGTCGACGAGACCGGCGGTCTGCGTCTTTTTAACCCTGAAGAAGAAGTCACGGTCTGTGAATCAAAGGTCATTCCCATTCACAGTCGCATCGATCAGCCTGGGTCGCCTCATGCCGTTGATCGAGTGATTTTAGTATGCAGGGACGCCGGTAATGAGTCGATGAAGCTGCAAAATAAGATTCATCGTCGCTGTGAAGCCGCAGGACTGCCACTTGCGGTTTATACTCTGCATCAATCGACTCTGCATCAATTCATGATACCGATTTCCGGTGATTCGCTGTCGACGTTACCCGCCGGTCAGGAGCCGCTGCAGAATCCGGTCAACCAGGCAATCAAACGCGGCCTGGACATTCTGATTTCTGTCCCCTTCGCTGTTTTGGCGCTGCCGCTACTGTGTCTCCTGGTTCGACTTATCCATCGGGTTCAGTCGCCGGGACCTTTATTTTACCGGCAGGAACGTTGCGGGAAAAACGGCTCCCCCTTTCACATTTTTAAGTTTCGGACGATGCATGTTCCCAAACCTGGACAGACGGATCTGGAAGACAATCCATCGCCCCGAATCTTTCAGCTTGGTGCTATTCTGCGGGACTCCCGACTGGACGAAATCCCTCAGTTTCTCAATGTGCTGGCCGGCACGATGAGTATCGTGGGACCTCGGGCTCACCATGCACAGGACCGCATCAAATTCAGCCAGCAGGTTCCGCGGTATCCGATGAGAATGCAGGTCAAACCTGGAATTACAGGACCGGCTCAATACAGGGAATACTGCGGTGTATTTCGGCGTGACAACGTGGAATCACGCGTTGTCTGCGACCTTGAATACATCAATCAGTGGTCCATCCAGTCTGACTTAGGACTGATATTTAAGACTGGCAGGGTGATTGCTGAATCGCTGATGCTTGCCATCGTCCGCAAATTTGAGGATCGAGTCACAACATCGGCACCGTTAGCTGTGCCCGGTCATCCCGTCATTGATGCGGTCAGTGAAGGTGACTCGTTCCAAAAAACGTCCTCACAGCGGTCGGCTGCTTGATTCCGGCTGTCAGTAAAGAACCCGTTCGTACAGCCAGCATGGGAAGAAGACGGCTTTAGTTTGTACAGCCGATATGTGATGCACTGTGTTTGCCTGTGCAGCCGACGGGGGATTGGATGAGTACCCGGCGATCCCGCCGGGTTTAACCTGGGTTCAGCGGTGTCTGTCGCGGCGGTTCGGGAGATTCCAGGATTGCAACCACGGTTTCGACAGCAGTTTTGGCATCTTTCCCCTGTGCCAACAGTGTCAGCGGGGCTCCGTGAGTCGCTGCAAGCAGCATCAGATCAGAGGCTGATCGTGCATCTGCCGGACGTCCATTGAACTCAATTTGAAACTGACAATCCAGATCACTGAGTGATTTTACAATGCGGGAAATGGGCGCAAGGTGTAACCCGTTGACGATGCCCAGCGTGATTTTACGAGTCACTTCTGACACAGTCTCCATCCTGACTATATTCATACCTGTATCTGTTAAGACTCAGCGAACCGTCCGCCAAAACCCGCTGCAGATGGTTCGCACGCCAGCATGAACACACAGAAGGATGAGACAGCGGAGGAGTTACTCTTCGGAATCGTCGCCGTTGTCAATGTCGGCTTCTTCGAGATTGCTCCAGATTGCGGATGCCGTTTTAGCCTGACGCAGAAAACTGCAAAAATCCTGACCTCGGAGATGGCGGGAAATATTTTCCAGTCCTCGCAGATGATCCCCGGGACGGTCCAGCGGTGATATCAGCAAAAACAGGATAAAGACCGACTCGCCATCCAGGCTGGCAAAATCGACACCGTCTTCACTGACAGCAACTGTTGCTACAAGTTCATTCACCGCCGGATGCTTGGTGTGAGGAACCGCAACACCGTTTCCGATTCCTGTCGACCCAAGCTCCTCCCGCTTCAGAACTGCAGCCACGACTTCATCTTCATCCTCCGATTTGATGGCACCGTTCATTTTCAGGCTGGCCACCATTTCTCGAATCACGTCCTCTTTTGAGGACGCTTTGAGCTTTGGAATAATTGCGTCTTTGATAACGAATTCTGTCAGTTTCATTTCGTTCCAGCTCTACGGCAGTCCCGGTTGTACATGTGTAGTGAATAGTTTGTCCCAAAGCTTCTTTCAGACCTCTTCGTTCACCGGGTCTGATTCCGCCGGGTCATCTGTTTCGTCAGAATGAACAATTTCGCTCACGGATCTGTCACGACGATGATCCTTGAGTTTCTCCTTGTATCGATGGACCTGATGTTCCATTTTTTGCAACGTTCTGTCGAAGGTTGCTCCTGCATCTTCGCCTTCGACATGCGCCACGATGGTGTGATAACCCTCAATTTCCACCAGCATTTCGACGTTGACTCGTTCTGCTTCAAACTCGAATGTCACATTGATTTCACTTACCTGGCCCAGATAACGAACCAGTTTTTCTGATTTTCGAGTCACATATTCGTTTAGATCCGGCTTGATATTGCCGTGTCTGGCAGTAATCGCAACCTGCATCGAATGTCTTTCTGCCGAAACTCTGCACCGAATCCCCGGGGGGACTCCCAAAGATGTCGCACAAGGCCACCGGGAGCTGAACACTCATCGACGACAAATTGATTTTAGCCACGGGCCCAGTCGAAGGAAAGTGCCGCCCTGTGGTTCCCGGCGGAAAGAACTTCGGCAGAACGGTCCGAATACGCATAACCCGCTGTCATCTCGGTGATTCATTGTTGACAGATCGGTTCTCTCGTCGTTCAATCGCGCTTCGCTTTGTTCTCATACGTTCGCGGCCGGTATGCCGTTCCTTTCGCCTCTGACATGGCTATGCCGCAATTCGATTTTATTGCCACCGCCACCTTTGGTCTGGAAAATGTGGTTGCACGGGAGCTACAGGACCTCGGATACACGAATTGTCAGGTTTCTGACGGACGGGTCCTGTTTTCCGGAAATGAACAGGACATTGCCCGCTGCAACCTGTGGCTGAGGTCGGCCGACCGTCTGTTGATTCGGGTGGGTGAATTTTCTGCCGGTGATTTTGGAGCACTTTTCGACAAAACAATTGATCTGCCGTGGAATGAACTCCTGCCGGTCGATGCGGAATTCCCGGTCAGCGGCCGTTCTGTCCGGTCCAGACTCAAGAGCGTTCCCAGCGTGCAGGGCTGCGTGAAAAAAGCGATCGTGGAAAATCTGAAACGCCGATACAACCGTTTCCGGTTCGACGAGTCCGGTACAAAATATCCCATTGAAATTTCCCTGCTGAAAGACGTGGCCACTTTAACTATTGATACTTCCGGTCCCGGATTACACAAACGCGGCTATCGACAGTTAGCGGGGCGAGCTCCTCTGCGGGAAACAATGGCAGCCGGTCTGGTACAGTTGAGCTACTGGAATCGTGAGCGGCTGTTGATCGATCCCTTCTGTGGCAGCGGAACAATTCCCATAGAAGCGGCCCTCCTGGGACGTAATATGGCGCCTGGTCTGGGACGTTCGTTTCTGTGTGAAGACTGGCACTGGATAGATCGGAGTGTCTTTCGCGAAGCACGCACTGCCGCCAGAGATGCCCGTCTGCCAAAGCTGCCCGAAACAATTCTGGCCTATGACCACGATCCGGCTGCCATTCGCCTTTCAGAACGCGGTGCCACGGACGCCGGTGTGGCTGTCGACATTCAGTTTCGTCGCCAGGAAGTCAGTGACCTTAAATCGAAGCGAGAGTACGGCTGCATTGTCACCAATCCGCCGTACGGGGAGCGACTGGGTGAAACCGATGAAGTTGAGGCCGTGTATCGCGAACTGGGGCGAGTTTTTGCTCCACTGAGCACATGGAGTATCTATGTGCTCACGTCGAACCGCTGGTTCGAAAAGCATTATGGTTGTCGAGCATCTCGGCGCCGTAAACTGTACAACGGTCGACTGGAGTGCCAGTACTACCAGTACCCTGGACCCCGGCCGCCGGATCCGCAATCATTTGAGTAATTCGTTTTTCTCAACCAGCTTTCGAAGACGGATGACTCACCGCTCTCATCATCGATTCGGGTTTGGACGGACATCAAACTTTTGGTCATGGTTAAACTAAACCGGCATTCGAGTTTACAATTCCGCAACGGAAACCCATACGTCAGTCAGGCAGCAGGAATCAAAATATGAAGATTTCAATCACCTATTGTGTGATGTGAAACTACACACCACAGGCTGTCGGTCTGGCAGCAGCAATTAAAGAATCGACTGGCGTCGAAGCTGAGCTCATTGAAAGCTCGGGCGGAATATTTGATGTAAAAGTCGACGACAGAATGATTTACAGCAAACATGAGACGAATCGATTTCCGGAACACTCGGAAATACTAAGCCAGCTGCAAACGTCGTAAGACTGCAACTCCATGTTGCTGACGCTGTATGTGGTCAGAATCCTGTCCCGTATGCGTAGAGTCGGACAGCTCAGCGTCGCTGTGTCACTGCAGGAACGGGAACAGTGATGGCCTGTCAGCAGCGGAAGACCTCAATCGTTTGTGATTCCGGCAGCACACCGGCCTGTTTTGCCCGCTGAGAAAGCTGGTCGAGTGCGTCACTCCCGGTTTGACCCAGATCGACCGTCCATTCGTTGACATACAGGTCGACGTGCTGCATCAGCACGTCATCGTCGAATTCCTGGGCGAAGCGTCTCATCGTTGGGAGCGCCGCCTGTCGGTCTGACATTGCATACAGCAGGGAATCATAAATTGTTGCCTGTACGGCGCTGATCACGTCTGTTGGCAGCGAACGGCGAGCTACGATCCCTCCCAGCGGAAGCGGACAGGTGGTTTCCGTTTCCCAGCGGGTACCCAGGTCCTCGACCAGAGAAAGTCCGGCCTGTTTCCAGGTAAAACGGCCTTCGTGAATACAGACTCCGAAGTCAGCCTGATTGCGTTCCAGCGCCGGCATGATTTCGGAAAAAACAACGTGACGGACGCGAGTCGTCTGATGATGAAACAGCTGAAACAGCAGTGCCGCAGTAGTGTCTTCACCTGGGCAGAGTGTTATCTGGCTTTCGTCGAGCGGAACGATGTCCGGGCGAGTCGCCAGCAGCAACGGACCGACCTGATAGCCCAGTGCCGATCCGGACGGCAAAACAATGGTTTCATCGGTCATTTTCAGTGCTGCATGAAAGCTCGTTTTTGCAGCATCAAAGTCACCGGCAAACAGGCGGTCATTGAGTTGCTGGATATCCAGCAACTCCAGCCGAAACTCCAGACCTCGCCAGTCAACGGCTTTGGTCATCAAAGCATGGAATGCAAATGTGTCATTGGGACACGTGGAAATTGCCAGATGAATCGGCCTCGCCACAATCTGCTGTCTCTTCAGTTCAGTTGTACTGAGGAATTTGTTTTTGTGCTTCTCGCAAATGGTGCTGCAGCACAGGGCGTTCCTGAATTGTACAGACGCTGACGCAGTGTTCCAGCAGGTCTGCTGCCTCACCCGGCCGCCCGGCACGCAAAGTCAGAATGGCCAGATCACGTCTTTCCCGCCAGGAACCTGGCTTGAGGCAGGCCAGGCGACGCTGCACTTTCAACGCAGACTTCCACTGTTCTTTGGAACCGAACAGTGTCTTGAGGTTATTGAGCATGCGAATAATGATGACGCGTTCGCTGACCGGCTTCAGAATTGGATAAATTTCAGCAGTTGGTAACTCAGTCACTTCATGCAGCCACTCCACGCATTCCATTTCGTCCATGATGTGTCCGCCTCGAAACGGATCAACATAGATGATTCCTGCATCACTGTTGAGTCGCGTGATGAAGTGGGATGGTGCAGAGATACCTTCCAGAGGAATGCCCAGTTCACTGGCAATGGCCATATAAACGACCGACAGCGTAATCGGCAAACCCCGTCCGGTTTCCAGTACCCGATTCAGATAACAGGCGTCCGGCTGTTCAAAGCAACTTTCGTCACCACACAGATTCAGGTCAGTTGTCAGATGACTGATGAGCAGTTTGAGTTCGTTGAAATCGTCACCGGCCAGAGCGACAGGGCGGGTCAACGCGGCCACCGACGAACGAAGAGTTTTTAACGTGGGTGCAAAGTCCAGATCCGGCTGTTCGTCTCGAGAAATTTCCAGGGCGGCCACTACCAGATCGATATCAGATTCCCGGCGAACCATTCGCTGGAACTGTGTATCGTCTTTGAATGACCGGGTTGCAGACATCAGGATATCAGCAGCAGACAAACGGTAGTACCTCGGGGAACTGACGCAGTTTCAACCGCGGGACCATGACTATAGTCACGTAACAGAATTGTCACAATGGCGAGATCTTCGTTTGATTATCAGCAGAAACCGCTGATTGACTATCATTGACGATTGACAGGGATTCGTTGAAGCGGTGCGCCGGTGGCTCGTGTTGATCAGAAAAGTTTACTCATGATTCACGGTCCTGCGGCCGTTCATTTGACCGGGTTGTTGTCGCGTCGTAAGGTGACCGTACTTAACCCAAACGGGTTTTGATGAGGACACTTTGTCACATGTGCTTTCTGATGTCTGCGGATTCCCAATTATGAACTGTCTGAATCGCAAGTCGCTGATTCTTCTTTGTTGTCTGGTTTGGATTTGTGGCTGTGCGTCCGGCGATTCGTCCTCCGAATCAGGTGAGACACCGGAAAATGGCGGAGCAGCATCATCAGACGATCAACCGAATGTGGCTTACGTCACAAATGGAATCGCTTCTTTCTGGGTCATCGCAGAAAAAGGAGCGCTTGACGGTGGTAAAGAATTTGGTGCACAAGTCCAGGTGTTGATGCCTGGCACCGACGGTGTGGGGGATCAAAAACGCATGTGTCAGGACTTGCTGGCGCAGGGAATTGAGGGCATTGCCATCAGCCCCATCGACCCCGAAAATCAGGGAGATCTTCTCAACGAGATCTCGCAGAACACGAACATGATCACTCACGATTCCGATGCGCCGAATAGTGAACGGCATTGTTACGTCGGAATGGACAACTACGCTGCCGGTCGGATGTGCGGAGAACTGGTAAAGGAAGCAATGCCCGAAGGCGGGAGCGTGATGATCTTTGTTGGCCGCCTGGGTCAGGCCAACGCCAGACAGCGGCGACAGGGAGTGATCGACGAGCTGCTTGATCGCCCGGCGGATCCCAATCGGTACGACGATCCAAATGACGGCGAACAGAAGAATGAAAAATACACAATCCTTGACACGCGCACAGATGGTTTTGATTTCTCCAAAGCCAAAGAACAGGCACAGGACGCTATCGCACGTTATCCCGACCTTGGCTGCATGGTCGGTTTATTCGCTTACAACCCACCACTGATTTTGGATTCAGTTCGCGACGCCGGAAAGATTGGTCAAATCAAAATCATCGGCTTTGACGAAGACGAGGCCTGTCTCAAGGGAATCGCCGATGGAGAAATCCATGGAACGACGGTTCAGAATCCCTATGAGTACGGTCGCAGATCCGTTGAAATACTCACAGGCCTCGCAAAAGGTGATCAGTCGGTACTCCCGGAAGGGGGCGTTTTGCATATTCCGGCTCGTAATATTCGGGCAGACACCGTGGCCGACTTCCACCAGAATCTGAAAACGCTGCTGGCAGAAGGCAGTCGTGCGACAACCGGTAAGGTCAACGATGAATCAGTCGCCGAACCGAACCCGGAAGGAGACGCGGCTGAGTCGTCGTCGGCCGAGGAATGACAACCCAAACGCCTGAACCACTACTGCTTGAGGTTCGCACCGTTACCAAACGCTTTCCCGGCGTAACGGCATTGCTTGATGTCAGTCTGAAGTTGCATCGTGGCGAGGTGCTTGCGCTGATCGGGGAAAACGGTGCCGGCAAAAGCACGCTCATGAAAATTCTCGCGGGCGTGCAGGGGCCCGATGCGGGACGTATTCTGATTGATGGGCAGGATGTGACCATCAACAGTGTACAGGCAGCACAAGCTCTTGGTATTGCGCTCATCCATCAGGAACTCAATCTGTCCGACAACCTGGACATCGGGGCCAATATTTTCCTGGGGCGCGAACCTCGACGCTATGGCCTGATCGATTCCCGTGCAATTCGTCAAAAGTGTGTCGAGTTACTGGGCCGAGTCGGCCTGGATGTTCCACCGGAGACGATCGTCCATCGTCTGCCTATTGGTCAACAACAACTCGTAGAAATCGCCCGCGCACTTTCCATCGATGCTCGGGTGTTGATCATGGACGAACCCACTTCAAGCCTTTCTCAGCACGAAGCCAAACGGCTGTTCGAAGTTGTGAAGGATTTACGTAATCGCGGCGTCAGCATTGTTTATATCTCACACCGTCTTGGTGAAGTCCGAGAACTGGCGGATCGAGTCACCGTACTTCGTGATGGAGAAAATGCCGGCGATCTGAACCGCAATGACCTCAGCCACGATCGCATGGTCCAGTTAATGGTCGGACGCGACATCTCTGAATTCTACGCACGCAAACCGCATCAATCTGGTGAGCTTGCGCTGAAAGTTGACAAACTGGTAACCCCCGCCCATCCAGGTCACGAATTGAGTTTTACCGTTCGCAGGGGTGAACTGGTCGGCGTGGCCGGGCTGGTTGGTGCCGGACGGACAGAACTGCTACAGGTGCTGTTCGGAGTTGATGAAGCAGTCGCTGGAAACATTCGGATTGCCGACAGCCTGATACACCCCCGCAATCCAGTAGACGCGATCAACGCTGGAGTTGCTCTTGTTCCGGAAGATCGAAAGCAGCAGGGACTGATTTTAAGCATGGCAGTGCGGACCAATGTTGGTCTGGCGGGATTGAAACGCAATCAGAAACGAGGCGGTTTTCTGAATCATGCGGTCGAACAGTCTGACACGGATTTGATGATCCACAAACTTCAAATCCGAACACCAAATGATCGACAAATCGTCCAGTACCTGTCCGGCGGCAATCAGCAAAAAGTCGTGTTGGGCAAGTGGCTCGCGATGAAACCGGACATTCTGCTGCTTGACGAACCAACTCGCGGAATCGACATCGGAGCGAAACAGGAGATTTATGCCTTAATGGAAGAGTTGGCGGCCCAGGGTGTTGCGGTGTTGTTCGTCAGCAGCGAAATGGAGGAAATTCTGGGCATGTCTGACCGAGTACTGGTAATGCACGAAGGACGAATCACCGGTGAATTGCATGGCGATGAACTTAGTGAGGAAGCGATCATGAAACTGGCAACGGGAAACATTCGCAGAACGTCCGGAAGTTCTGCTCGTTGAATACACCGGGCTTGAGCGAACAATTGAATGCTTACGAATTATTGATTGATCTATGAAACAAAATCTCGGCATCCTTGGTTTATTTGTTGCCGTCTTTGTGGCAACCGCAATCGCGAACCCAACGTTTGTGAATGCGTACAACATGGAAAATCTGATTACGCGCGCGTCACTGTACGGCATCATTGGGATTGGCGTCTCGTTTGTCATCGTTACCGGAGGCATCGACCTTTCGATCGGATCAGTAATTGGACTGATCGGCACGCTCCTTCCACTCATGCTGATTGAGAAAGAAGTATCTATCTTTATCGCACTGCCGGCCGTTGCGCTGGTGTCTGTCATTATTGGACTTTCTCACGGTATTTTAATCACTCGACTCAACCTTCAGCCGTTTGTCATCACCTTATGTGGCCTGCTGATTTACCGCGGTGCTGCGCGTTGGATTGCGGGCGACGGAACTCAGGGGTTCAAAGGGCAGTACAAAGCATTGACATGGCTGGCAAACGGCAAGATCCCTCTTGTGGGGAATTTTGATCTGCCGGTGCCATTTTTGATTCTTATTACACTGGCGATCGTTGCAGCTGTCTTCCTCAATAAGACAATCTACGGTCGTTATCTGCTGGCACTTGGGAACAATGAACTCGGCGCACGGTATAGCGGGATCAATACAACACGGATGGTCGTGGTTGCCTATGTTATTTGTTCCGTCGTCGCCGGACTTGGCGGTATCCTCTTCGCCGCCTATTCCGGCTCAGTTCAGCCGGACAATTTTGGCAGCTTTTACGAGCTTTATGCGATTGCAGCCGCAGTGCTTGGAGGGTGCAGCCTGCGCGGCGGCCAGGGCTCCATTTTTGGCGTTTTGATTGGCGCTGCAATTCTGCCGCTTATTCGAAATTCGATCAATCTGCTTGGTATGGATACGACCCTTGAATTTGCCATCATCGGAGTCGTGATTCTGATTGGCGTCGTAATCGACGAAGTTGTGAAACGTCTGGCAGCAAAGCGTCGTGCGATCCTGCAGGCTCGGCAGGCGACAACCGAATAACGAGAGACCAATGACACATTCGACACAGACCGATCTGTCCGACCAGCTACATAGAGGCAGTGGCAATTCATTCGTTATGTTGTGTGGACGTCCAACGGATATCGGTAAGTGGGGAATCAAGCGGGAGGCCTGGCGTTCGGTTCGCCGCCGGCGCAGTGTTTCGACCGATGAAGACGGACGTTAGCTGCCAACAATGATGGAAGGATGATCCTGGAATTGCGTTCTCTGAGCTTTTCTGCCCCCCCCTCTTCTGGAGGAAGTGATCATCGGATCCGTGATTCTTTGGGGAGTTCTCGCCGACGAGGTGTTCAAACGCATTGCTGCTCAACGGCGATTGCGACAGACATGATCCTTAACCGACTCCGTGGGGAAGAATCACCGGCGACCGTCGATTGAATACTGTAGCGTGCCGGTTCCCGCTCTTCTCACATCATGAATCATCCGGGTCGGCGTCGTCGATGGCATCTGCCGGCAGCTCGGTGTCGGAAACCGGTTCCTGTGATGTGCGCAGATCCAACCCCTCTTCCAGATGAAATTCTTCAATGAGTTCGCGTCGTCGCTGAGCGACTGCGCGGTCAAATTCCGACAGTACATCCATGGCACGATCACGAGATGTCGCAAGTCCGATAATCAGATACTGAGTAATCGCCAGCAGATAGCAGGTCCAGCCAACGATCCAGCGTTCCCAGTGCGTCCGGTACTCCTGGTCCAGTTGATCGATGTCCGTGCGGTGTTCTGCGATCATCTCGTGTGCCATGACCGTCGTGGCCGGGGAAAATGATCCGATCGGCAGCACTACTGACCACGACGACACGGTGGCATGTCGGACGATTTCCTCATGCGTATCCACCAGTGCCGGAAGTTGCCCACCGACGATCGCGGCCATCATTGCCAGGACCGGCGACGATCGATTGAGATGCTGGCAGACGAAACCCTTGAAGAATGTCCATTTCTGTTTCCAGAATTCTTTGAAGATGCTTTTACCTGGTTTGATCTTCGGGGGGCCTGGATGAATAACAGCAAACAGTTCCTGGTCGGGCATGGCTTCGATGACACCAATAGCCAGCATGAGTCG from Fuerstiella sp. encodes:
- a CDS encoding O-antigen ligase family protein; this encodes MSAGAAIHSGRRSRVPTPALNPHELLQVRLQQLCDAGIAMSIFVVPLTMAGLREYGVALFVFCSFVAGIAWASQQLLSPASNSPAAAAASIAALAIGLVWLQFQPLPDHLLSRLSPFSFRFLPLWGSAEGRILHSHGWNRISMTPEATRSGFVLLLAYTIFFLTLLQRLRIQQDVDRLIKMIGLSAVAMGIIGIAQLAIGDDRFLWMIDHPTRTASWPAKGTFTNQNHFAHFLSLGIGPLLWWWQSFDQESEQTHSRKRSRGGSSIRNRLSRPNTRFPGTESRWPRLLIGVGVAVLTIGVLYSLSRGGIVVFLMAATIAMFAAGCSWRSVLRLFVSLSVFLAFVILAFGLEQTTTRWNQVVQAGSIDELSHGRWVLWSALSQAVSEFWPSGSGVGSHADIYPIWMSEQFHLRFSHAECGYLQILVETGLPGLMLLLAGIGLCVAWCVRGWSAGTTHQRRRILALAAGLTASVLHSLVDFVWYIPGCMVLTLAILACVSRCSHLARSAKRPGMLSQTRFATLLAGTLIVCVLPVGHLFADTIHRDLSATQHWKSFHNSMREIAKDFRHDRTLTLDDRLEFLIGTLEQCILKNPFHHEAHAALAPLYLQRFEKRSKAGANQMTLQDVRDTVQQAEFQSHSEIHEWLVRAFGDDVRDLHRATQAARLALQKRPLRGECYIVLSETAFLAGASREEPEAVVDQAVRVRPHEPRVLYAAGLLENDSNNEKSAWKFWRHAAALDSGIARRIVSRFVDRMPLDRLIKRLSPDRMTYRIVYDVFRRNKRSEQQKIIATAFANDHLKLLRQDEEGTAADFRFYATMLDDAEYYRDALWCLRQAVRKQPEYLPTRRLLVRALITQGLLEDAQRELNWLRVRRPKDQQITKLVNDVESRLTTRRSSPGRTSHVRIPTPLSFETVPGTAVSHTGFASPESLRPATPAITSQFIVPRSPGDSINRQN
- a CDS encoding sugar transferase, which codes for MLTDRAEGLMRFCRVIKYAVVAVSCLATACLTATNVDFMTAIHAALLPTLMMFFAQLGCGPSWFTWSRMHFQRPFSASVGMTALDTVPVGLVLLAVWSLMPTQSGRIVPFWPCFLSAVTTLLLLNRFLPVVLSMLMFRRIRRPRILVLGPVGARQVVRRQLDPAQFVGLEIIEREAVDETGGLRLFNPEEEVTVCESKVIPIHSRIDQPGSPHAVDRVILVCRDAGNESMKLQNKIHRRCEAAGLPLAVYTLHQSTLHQFMIPISGDSLSTLPAGQEPLQNPVNQAIKRGLDILISVPFAVLALPLLCLLVRLIHRVQSPGPLFYRQERCGKNGSPFHIFKFRTMHVPKPGQTDLEDNPSPRIFQLGAILRDSRLDEIPQFLNVLAGTMSIVGPRAHHAQDRIKFSQQVPRYPMRMQVKPGITGPAQYREYCGVFRRDNVESRVVCDLEYINQWSIQSDLGLIFKTGRVIAESLMLAIVRKFEDRVTTSAPLAVPGHPVIDAVSEGDSFQKTSSQRSAA
- a CDS encoding HPr family phosphocarrier protein, yielding MSEVTRKITLGIVNGLHLAPISRIVKSLSDLDCQFQIEFNGRPADARSASDLMLLAATHGAPLTLLAQGKDAKTAVETVVAILESPEPPRQTPLNPG
- a CDS encoding PTS sugar transporter subunit IIA; protein product: MKLTEFVIKDAIIPKLKASSKEDVIREMVASLKMNGAIKSEDEDEVVAAVLKREELGSTGIGNGVAVPHTKHPAVNELVATVAVSEDGVDFASLDGESVFILFLLISPLDRPGDHLRGLENISRHLRGQDFCSFLRQAKTASAIWSNLEEADIDNGDDSEE
- the raiA gene encoding ribosome-associated translation inhibitor RaiA produces the protein MQVAITARHGNIKPDLNEYVTRKSEKLVRYLGQVSEINVTFEFEAERVNVEMLVEIEGYHTIVAHVEGEDAGATFDRTLQKMEHQVHRYKEKLKDHRRDRSVSEIVHSDETDDPAESDPVNEEV